The Niastella koreensis GR20-10 genome includes a window with the following:
- a CDS encoding PPK2 family polyphosphate kinase gives MANIKLKEISTRAPKDWDKEETKEKTAAILAKLDELQNLLYAESKHSILVILQGMDASGKDGLVRKVFTSMNPQGVNVHSFKVPTSVELSHDFLWRIHAAVPAKGMIQLFNRSHYEDILVTRVHKMIDDKTAKKRMKAINDFEQLLQEHNDTHILKFYLHISPEEQQERLQERIHDVTKQWKYNERDFEEAKLWDDYMAAYEDCFEHCNDVPWTIVPADQNWYKEHIIASALLKTLEKLDMKFPGLKKG, from the coding sequence ATGGCTAATATAAAACTGAAGGAGATCAGTACCCGGGCGCCCAAAGACTGGGACAAAGAAGAAACAAAAGAGAAGACAGCCGCTATACTGGCCAAGCTTGACGAACTGCAGAATTTACTCTATGCCGAATCGAAGCATTCGATACTGGTGATTTTACAGGGCATGGATGCCAGTGGGAAAGACGGCCTTGTAAGAAAGGTGTTTACCAGCATGAACCCCCAGGGTGTAAACGTGCACTCGTTCAAGGTGCCAACTTCCGTAGAACTGAGTCATGATTTTTTATGGCGTATACATGCAGCAGTTCCGGCCAAGGGGATGATCCAGTTGTTTAACCGTTCGCATTACGAAGACATACTGGTGACCAGGGTGCATAAAATGATAGACGATAAAACCGCCAAAAAGCGCATGAAGGCCATTAATGATTTTGAGCAGTTATTGCAGGAGCATAACGATACCCATATCCTGAAATTCTACCTGCATATCTCCCCCGAAGAGCAACAGGAACGCTTGCAGGAACGCATCCACGACGTTACCAAACAATGGAAGTACAACGAAAGAGATTTTGAAGAAGCGAAATTGTGGGACGATTACATGGCGGCTTATGAGGATTGTTTTGAGCATTGTAACGATGTGCCCTGGACTATTGTACCCGCCGATCAAAACTGGTATAAAGAACATATTATAGCCAGCGCCTTATTAAAAACACTGGAAAAACTGGATATGAAATTCCCCGGGTTGAAAAAAGGTTAA
- a CDS encoding DMT family transporter yields MSAYRGVLINGIVFAALCIIWGSSFILMKEGIKHLTPYQVATIRILSAGIVLLPVAIRLWKNIPPNKLGYVFLSGVLGSFFPAYLFCIAETKIDSSLAGFLNSLTPVFTIFTGLLFFGQVFQLHKLIGVLIAISGMLVMLFAKGSINMQYLSYSCFALVATILYGLNINLVGRHLHEVGSLAVVAVSFAMLLLPCLIILWLTGYFSLPLTQTGVLFSSGASSVLGIMGTAVATILFYILIKRSSGLFASMVTYGIPFIALSWGVLAGETINGWQILGLVIILAGVYVTTRWKALNKNKM; encoded by the coding sequence ATGTCAGCTTACCGGGGAGTCCTTATCAATGGAATTGTTTTTGCGGCACTTTGCATCATCTGGGGAAGTTCTTTTATCCTGATGAAAGAAGGGATAAAACATTTAACTCCTTACCAGGTGGCCACCATCCGCATCCTCAGTGCGGGGATAGTGCTCTTGCCGGTAGCTATCCGGCTATGGAAAAATATTCCACCCAACAAGCTGGGCTATGTTTTTTTATCGGGGGTATTAGGAAGTTTCTTTCCCGCTTATCTGTTCTGCATTGCCGAAACAAAGATCGACAGCAGCCTGGCCGGGTTCCTTAATTCACTCACGCCGGTTTTTACCATTTTTACCGGTCTGTTGTTCTTTGGCCAGGTATTTCAACTGCACAAATTAATCGGGGTGCTGATCGCCATCAGTGGCATGCTGGTAATGCTTTTTGCCAAAGGCAGTATCAATATGCAATACCTCTCCTACTCCTGTTTTGCGTTAGTAGCAACTATTTTATATGGGTTGAATATAAACCTGGTTGGCCGTCATTTACATGAAGTTGGTTCCCTGGCTGTGGTGGCGGTAAGCTTTGCGATGTTGTTGCTGCCCTGTTTAATAATTCTTTGGCTCACCGGTTATTTTTCCCTGCCCCTCACCCAAACGGGCGTACTGTTTTCAAGTGGTGCTTCTTCGGTTTTAGGCATTATGGGAACAGCTGTGGCCACTATCCTTTTTTATATTCTTATAAAACGTTCCAGTGGTTTGTTTGCCTCTATGGTCACCTATGGTATTCCATTTATTGCTTTATCGTGGGGCGTACTGGCGGGAGAAACGATTAATGGATGGCAAATACTGGGATTGGTAATAATTCTTGCGGGGGTATATGTTACTACGAGATGGAAGGCATTGAATAAAAATAAAATGTAG
- the frr gene encoding ribosome recycling factor: MSDELNIITESAQENMDKAISHLESELVKVRAGKAHPNLVDGIVVDYYGTPTLISQVGNVSVADARTLTIQPWEKNMLQPIERAIIAANIGINPQNDGNMIRLFMPPLTEERRKELVKRAQGEGEHSKVAIRNIRRDAMEGVKKLQKNGLSEDVCKDAEKNIQETTDRYIALVDKHLAAKEKEIMTV, translated from the coding sequence ATGTCAGATGAATTAAATATTATTACGGAATCAGCCCAGGAGAACATGGATAAAGCCATTAGTCACCTGGAATCGGAATTAGTAAAAGTACGTGCCGGTAAAGCCCACCCAAACCTGGTTGACGGCATTGTAGTAGATTATTATGGAACGCCTACATTAATTAGCCAGGTTGGAAATGTTTCGGTAGCCGATGCGCGCACCTTAACCATTCAGCCCTGGGAAAAAAATATGCTTCAGCCCATTGAGCGGGCCATTATTGCCGCCAATATTGGCATTAACCCCCAGAATGATGGAAATATGATCAGGTTGTTTATGCCGCCTTTAACCGAGGAAAGGCGTAAAGAACTGGTGAAAAGAGCTCAGGGTGAAGGTGAGCATTCAAAAGTAGCCATCCGCAACATCCGCCGCGATGCTATGGAAGGGGTGAAAAAATTACAAAAGAACGGGTTAAGCGAAGACGTGTGCAAGGATGCTGAAAAGAACATCCAGGAAACTACCGACCGCTACATTGCGCTGGTTGATAAACACCTGGCAGCGAAAGAGAAAGAAATTATGACCGTTTAA
- a CDS encoding MraY family glycosyltransferase — protein sequence MFDVLFSIAISFAITFLAIPVIITVAEQKKLFDIPDERKVHQSPIPSLGGLGIFAGFMLACLIAIPYQSATDFQYYFAAAFVIFFLGLKDDILVISPIKKFIGQVLAAFLIIYKGNIQIKSMYGFMGIHELPEMFSLLLTYLTIIVIINSFNLIDGIDGLAGTLGLMASTVFGFYFLQVNMLPYSILAFSLAGSLMAFLIFNFQPAKIFMGDTGSLLIGLVNAILVVKFINVANQTDIAVPVIASPAISVAILVIPLMDTLRVFAIRAFHRRSPFSPDRNHIHHLLLDRGYSHRSITLTLVSINILFIVAAYAGRNLGCTWIILAILIVFFAGIAALYYTRPRARLYVAKTLEATDGELKSSKIVPLTTDTILEHKN from the coding sequence ATGTTTGATGTATTATTTTCTATAGCTATTTCATTCGCAATTACCTTTTTAGCTATCCCGGTAATTATTACCGTTGCAGAACAGAAAAAATTATTTGACATTCCTGACGAAAGAAAAGTGCACCAAAGCCCTATTCCTTCTTTGGGAGGCCTTGGGATCTTTGCCGGGTTTATGCTGGCTTGTCTCATTGCCATTCCTTACCAGTCTGCAACCGACTTTCAATATTATTTTGCTGCAGCTTTTGTGATCTTCTTCCTGGGCCTAAAAGATGATATTCTTGTAATATCACCTATCAAGAAGTTCATTGGCCAGGTACTGGCTGCCTTCCTCATCATTTACAAAGGGAACATTCAGATAAAAAGCATGTATGGCTTTATGGGCATACATGAGTTGCCCGAAATGTTCAGCCTGTTATTAACCTACCTTACCATCATCGTTATTATTAACTCTTTTAATCTGATAGATGGTATTGATGGCCTCGCGGGTACATTAGGGTTAATGGCTTCTACCGTTTTTGGTTTTTATTTCTTACAGGTTAACATGCTGCCATATTCGATCCTGGCCTTTTCACTGGCCGGCAGTCTGATGGCCTTCCTGATCTTCAACTTTCAACCGGCAAAAATATTCATGGGCGATACGGGCTCGCTGCTCATTGGCCTGGTGAACGCCATCCTGGTGGTGAAATTCATCAACGTAGCTAATCAAACCGATATAGCAGTTCCTGTTATTGCATCACCTGCCATCAGCGTTGCCATCCTGGTAATACCTTTAATGGATACCTTACGCGTATTTGCGATACGGGCTTTTCACCGCCGCTCACCTTTTAGCCCGGATAGAAATCACATTCACCACCTGTTACTCGACAGAGGTTACTCACACCGGTCTATAACCCTTACGCTGGTTTCGATCAATATCCTGTTTATAGTGGCTGCTTATGCAGGCCGTAACCTGGGTTGTACCTGGATCATTCTGGCTATACTGATCGTATTCTTCGCCGGCATTGCGGCCTTATACTATACCCGGCCCCGCGCACGCCTGTATGTTGCCAAAACCCTGGAAGCGACCGATGGAGAACTGAAAAGTTCCAAGATCGTTCCCCTCACTACCGATACCATTCTGGAACATAAGAATTAA
- a CDS encoding transketolase → MPALKDIATQIRRDIVRMVHGCASGHPGGSLGCTEYFTALYFKVMKHNPQFDMDAKNEDVFFLSNGHISPVFYSTLARSGYFDVKELATFRKIDSRLQGHPTTHEHLPGIRIASGSLGQGMSVGIGAALTKKLNGENTTVYTLHGDGELDEGQNWEAIMFAGAKGVDNLISTIDWNGQQIDGPTDKVMKLGDLGAKFEAFGWDVIRLDKGNDVDAVVAGLEEAKKHTGKGKPVVVLMRTVMGAGVDFMEGHHEWHGIAPNDEQLASALAQLPETLGDY, encoded by the coding sequence ATGCCAGCTTTAAAGGACATTGCTACACAAATTCGCAGGGATATCGTTCGTATGGTTCATGGCTGCGCCAGTGGCCACCCAGGGGGCTCATTAGGTTGCACCGAGTACTTTACTGCCTTATACTTCAAGGTAATGAAGCATAATCCGCAGTTTGATATGGACGCTAAGAATGAAGATGTTTTCTTTTTATCAAACGGACATATTTCCCCGGTATTTTACTCAACTTTGGCCCGCTCGGGTTATTTCGATGTAAAAGAACTGGCAACCTTTCGTAAAATCGACTCCCGCTTACAAGGTCACCCTACAACGCATGAGCACCTGCCCGGTATTCGCATAGCCTCCGGCTCGCTTGGCCAGGGTATGAGCGTAGGCATAGGCGCTGCTTTGACCAAAAAGCTCAATGGCGAAAATACAACAGTGTACACTTTACATGGCGATGGAGAGCTTGATGAAGGCCAGAACTGGGAAGCTATCATGTTTGCAGGCGCTAAAGGTGTTGATAACCTGATCTCAACTATTGACTGGAACGGTCAGCAAATTGACGGACCTACCGATAAAGTAATGAAACTGGGCGACCTCGGCGCTAAATTCGAAGCTTTTGGCTGGGATGTCATACGCCTTGACAAAGGAAACGATGTGGATGCAGTAGTAGCAGGTTTGGAAGAAGCTAAAAAACATACCGGTAAAGGAAAGCCAGTAGTTGTTTTAATGAGAACAGTAATGGGCGCCGGTGTTGACTTCATGGAAGGCCACCACGAATGGCATGGTATCGCTCCTAACGATGAGCAACTGGCATCAGCCCTTGCTCAGTTACCAGAGACCCTTGGCGATTATTAA
- a CDS encoding FtsX-like permease family protein has protein sequence MNFLFAWRYFKAKKSTNAINVIAWVSIAAIMGITFAFIVVLSVFNGFEGLVKSLYSSFYPDIKIAAKTGKTIVLTPQQLQKIAAVKGVRAYSLVAEEKTLLINGDVVVPVNLKGVDTSYESVSGVAQKLIRGNFQTGSADEPSLVLGNGVENAVGIESDKYLYPLSVYAFKRGMNFNAADPYQSVQAAKIVTSGTFLIQQDIDNQYAITNLDFMKGLMGLKPDEYSDLEVALNAGADDKKVQKEIQQLLGVTYSVETKYEQNQSLYSVMSLEKWAIYGILTLMLIVAAFTMIGSLTMLVMEKQKDIQVLKSMGATNKLIQKIFLTEGLLLAGIGCVGGVILAVVFCWAQVRYKIIAIQGGTFLIDYYPVQIVATDFLLVLLTVSLVAFLASWLPSRRAALQPIELRS, from the coding sequence TTGAACTTTCTCTTTGCCTGGCGATATTTTAAAGCAAAAAAAAGCACCAATGCCATCAATGTAATTGCGTGGGTAAGCATTGCTGCTATTATGGGTATTACGTTTGCTTTTATTGTAGTACTGAGTGTGTTCAACGGATTTGAAGGGTTGGTAAAATCGTTGTATTCTTCTTTCTATCCCGATATAAAGATTGCTGCCAAAACCGGCAAGACCATTGTGCTTACACCACAGCAGTTGCAAAAAATTGCTGCGGTAAAAGGCGTGCGTGCCTATAGCCTGGTGGCAGAAGAAAAAACCCTGCTTATAAATGGCGATGTGGTTGTGCCCGTTAATCTCAAAGGAGTTGATACCTCGTATGAGTCGGTTTCGGGTGTGGCGCAAAAACTGATCCGGGGTAATTTTCAAACCGGTAGTGCAGATGAACCGTCGCTGGTATTGGGTAACGGGGTTGAAAATGCCGTGGGCATTGAAAGCGACAAATATCTTTATCCGCTTTCAGTATATGCGTTTAAGCGCGGGATGAATTTCAATGCAGCTGATCCTTATCAGTCGGTACAGGCAGCCAAGATCGTTACCTCCGGTACATTTCTGATCCAACAGGATATCGATAATCAATACGCCATTACCAATCTCGATTTTATGAAGGGGTTAATGGGATTGAAACCTGATGAATACAGCGATCTTGAAGTGGCGTTGAATGCCGGCGCAGATGATAAAAAAGTACAGAAAGAGATACAGCAACTACTGGGAGTAACCTATTCGGTAGAAACGAAGTACGAACAAAATCAAAGCCTGTACAGCGTGATGAGCCTGGAAAAATGGGCCATCTATGGCATTTTAACCCTCATGTTGATCGTTGCCGCCTTTACCATGATAGGCAGTTTAACCATGCTGGTAATGGAAAAACAAAAAGATATCCAAGTATTGAAATCGATGGGCGCCACTAATAAGCTGATACAAAAGATTTTTTTAACGGAGGGATTGCTGTTAGCAGGTATTGGTTGTGTGGGCGGGGTAATATTGGCGGTGGTCTTTTGCTGGGCTCAGGTGCGGTATAAAATTATTGCTATCCAGGGCGGTACCTTTTTAATTGATTACTATCCTGTACAAATAGTTGCTACTGATTTTCTGCTTGTATTGTTGACTGTATCGCTCGTAGCCTTCCTGGCTTCCTGGCTCCCTTCGCGCCGGGCAGCGCTGCAGCCAATTGAATTGAGGAGTTAA
- the rbfA gene encoding 30S ribosome-binding factor RbfA has product MQEGKRQKQVGSLLNEELNLVFQRLGLGMIDGGMVSISSVKLTPDLLEARVYLSLFQVKDADSTLKKIEERSWEIKRELTARVAKQLRRMPELKFFIDDTLDHVFKMEELFKKINPDDDKNKQ; this is encoded by the coding sequence ATGCAAGAAGGGAAACGCCAAAAACAGGTGGGAAGTTTATTAAACGAAGAATTAAATTTAGTTTTTCAGCGATTGGGGCTGGGGATGATCGATGGCGGTATGGTATCCATATCATCCGTAAAGCTTACGCCCGACCTGCTGGAAGCCCGCGTATACCTGAGTTTGTTTCAGGTAAAGGATGCCGACAGCACCCTGAAAAAGATCGAGGAAAGAAGCTGGGAAATAAAAAGAGAGCTTACCGCCCGCGTGGCCAAACAGTTACGGCGCATGCCCGAACTGAAGTTCTTCATCGACGATACGCTGGACCATGTGTTTAAAATGGAGGAACTGTTTAAGAAGATCAATCCAGACGACGATAAGAATAAACAATAG
- a CDS encoding ABC transporter ATP-binding protein translates to MKRFSRIFFYLRDQKSRIVGYLVFNLLSIIFSLVSLAMLAPFLKLLFSNEPPLKVRPPVAWNSEGLMNQLKYGLSYLIIHYGYTQALIAICVSILISILLKNLFLYLGFRMLIPLRNRIMTNFREDLYNKILVLPVSYFTDQRKGDIMSRMSNDMNEIEWSIVGALEGLIKDPLNIIIVLASLIFLSPGLSLVMLVLLPVAGFILGKVSKSLKRQSGEAQEEQGLMLSILDETLGGLRVVKAFNAEQLMRDRFFGTNHRLNKLRIQMAFKRDLASPMSEFLGVMIFCCILLIGGYMVFNKGVFGVNLAPEAFITYLSLFYQIIQPAKSLSQGFYNMRRGAAAIDRVEEVLTAPVTVKEAENPRQLQTFGSKIEFKNVTFKYDDITILDNINLTIEKGKTVAFVGSSGAGKSTLADLVPRFHDATTGELLIDGVSIKEYSLLSLRDQMGIVTQEPILFNDTIAANISLGNPVANIAEIEQAARVANAHDFIMKKEENYQTNIGDRGSKLSGGERQRLTIARAVLKNPPILILDEATSSLDTESERLVQDAINKMMENRTSIVIAHRLSTIRHADEIIVLQKGKIVERGTHDTLIGMNGFYRKLVDMQEVK, encoded by the coding sequence ATGAAGCGATTTTCAAGGATTTTCTTTTACCTCCGGGACCAGAAGAGCAGGATTGTAGGGTACCTCGTTTTCAACCTGTTATCTATCATTTTCTCGCTGGTTTCGCTGGCAATGCTGGCACCTTTCTTAAAATTGTTATTTTCCAACGAGCCTCCGCTTAAAGTAAGGCCGCCCGTTGCCTGGAACTCCGAGGGGCTTATGAACCAGTTGAAATATGGATTATCATATCTCATCATTCATTACGGCTATACCCAGGCCCTGATCGCCATCTGTGTTTCCATCCTCATATCCATATTATTAAAAAACCTTTTCTTATACCTTGGTTTCCGCATGCTTATTCCGCTGCGTAACCGCATAATGACCAACTTCCGGGAAGACCTGTACAACAAGATCCTGGTACTGCCCGTAAGCTATTTTACCGATCAGCGCAAAGGCGATATAATGTCGCGCATGAGCAACGACATGAACGAGATAGAATGGAGTATTGTTGGCGCCCTGGAAGGATTGATAAAAGATCCCCTGAACATTATTATAGTACTGGCTTCATTGATCTTCTTAAGTCCCGGGTTGTCCCTGGTAATGCTGGTATTGTTACCTGTTGCCGGGTTTATCCTGGGCAAGGTGAGCAAGAGCCTGAAAAGACAATCAGGCGAGGCGCAGGAAGAACAGGGACTGATGTTAAGTATTCTCGATGAAACCCTGGGTGGCCTGCGGGTGGTAAAAGCCTTCAACGCAGAACAACTGATGCGTGACCGCTTTTTTGGCACCAACCACCGGCTGAACAAACTGCGCATCCAAATGGCATTCAAACGCGACCTGGCCTCTCCCATGTCGGAATTCCTGGGCGTAATGATCTTTTGCTGTATCCTGCTTATTGGCGGGTACATGGTATTTAACAAGGGAGTGTTTGGGGTAAACCTGGCGCCTGAAGCCTTCATTACCTACCTTTCTTTGTTTTACCAGATCATTCAACCCGCAAAATCACTCTCCCAGGGATTTTATAACATGCGCCGGGGCGCTGCCGCCATAGACCGGGTTGAAGAGGTATTAACCGCACCGGTGACCGTGAAGGAAGCTGAAAATCCCCGCCAACTGCAGACCTTCGGCAGCAAGATCGAATTCAAAAATGTAACCTTCAAATACGACGACATCACCATTCTTGATAACATTAACCTTACTATTGAAAAGGGTAAAACGGTTGCCTTTGTAGGTTCATCCGGCGCCGGTAAGAGTACCCTGGCCGACCTGGTACCGCGTTTTCATGATGCCACTACCGGTGAGCTGTTGATAGATGGCGTTAGCATTAAGGAATACTCATTGCTGTCGTTGCGCGATCAAATGGGTATTGTAACCCAGGAGCCCATCCTGTTCAACGATACCATTGCCGCCAACATTTCCCTGGGCAATCCTGTTGCCAATATTGCTGAAATTGAGCAGGCTGCCCGTGTGGCCAATGCCCACGATTTCATCATGAAAAAAGAAGAGAACTATCAAACCAATATAGGTGACCGCGGCAGTAAACTAAGTGGTGGCGAACGCCAGCGCCTTACCATTGCCCGGGCCGTTTTAAAAAACCCGCCCATACTTATTCTCGACGAAGCCACTTCCTCATTGGATACGGAAAGCGAGCGCCTGGTTCAGGATGCCATCAATAAAATGATGGAAAACCGTACGAGCATCGTGATCGCTCACCGGTTAAGCACCATCCGCCACGCCGATGAGATAATCGTATTGCAAAAGGGTAAGATTGTAGAACGGGGTACGCACGATACGTTAATTGGCATGAATGGTTTTTATAGGAAATTAGTTGATATGCAGGAAGTTAAATAA
- a CDS encoding S9 family peptidase → MKRAAIKGRLLPCLLLIAYSTHAQKQNYNFDQIFKNGETNVAKQLPMVKGWADDTHYLLTQKEADGHTSTSMVDVKTGKAVPYPDMDMSQLQPSTSISGGVNITFSPDKKWAAYTKKDNNLYLYNVAASRETQLTTDGSSTILNGYSSWVYYEEILGRATKYKAFWWSDDSKHLCFMHFDESQVPVFPIYVIDGQHGYLENTRYPKAGDKNPEVKIGIASVETNATVWADFNAQDDQYFGAPSWSPDGQLWVQWMNRKQNNLKFYSINLTDGSKKEVYDEKQSTWIDLDESERITFLPAGKGCIVKSDRDGWENLYYYDNNGQLKNPITTGNFWGTSIIKIDSKTNVVYFKARKENSARFDFYKAGLDGKGLTRLSFGDYSHDLISVSPNGSYFITGYSNLNTPPALALVDAKGKVIREVASSKGSSFNDYNLPKSELKYVTSTDGAFELPVLITYPINFDPAKKYPVLISIYGGPNAGTVYDRWRPTGSPAQWFAQEGMIQVAFDNRSSGHFGKKGLNYIFRQLGKYEIEDFMACGRWLKRQPWVDSNKLCITGGSFGGYMTCMALTYGADVFPYGIANSSVTDWQFYDTHYTERFMNTPQDNPEGYKNTSVMTYANKYKGLLRIVHGSSDDNVHMQNSMVFINKLEDMKKHFEFMMYPGERHGIMGAKGVHNRYEAYKFYYQYLLEKPMPDAFWAPDSSKGF, encoded by the coding sequence ATGAAAAGGGCTGCTATTAAGGGCAGGCTATTGCCATGCCTGCTACTGATTGCTTATTCTACCCATGCTCAAAAGCAGAATTACAACTTCGATCAGATTTTCAAGAACGGTGAAACCAACGTTGCTAAACAGTTACCCATGGTAAAAGGCTGGGCAGATGATACACATTATCTGCTTACCCAAAAGGAGGCCGACGGCCATACTTCCACCTCCATGGTTGATGTAAAAACCGGGAAAGCAGTTCCCTATCCCGATATGGATATGAGCCAGCTGCAACCTTCTACCAGCATTTCCGGCGGCGTGAACATTACCTTCTCCCCCGATAAAAAATGGGCAGCCTACACAAAAAAAGATAATAACCTGTACTTATACAATGTAGCTGCCAGCAGAGAAACCCAACTGACCACCGATGGTTCTTCAACCATTTTAAATGGTTACTCCAGCTGGGTATACTATGAGGAGATCCTGGGCCGTGCTACAAAGTACAAAGCTTTCTGGTGGAGCGACGACAGCAAACACCTTTGCTTTATGCACTTCGATGAATCGCAGGTACCGGTATTCCCCATTTATGTAATAGATGGCCAGCATGGTTACCTCGAAAATACCCGCTATCCCAAAGCCGGTGATAAAAACCCCGAGGTTAAGATCGGTATAGCTTCCGTTGAAACCAACGCCACCGTTTGGGCCGACTTCAATGCCCAGGACGATCAATACTTCGGCGCGCCCTCCTGGTCGCCCGACGGACAGTTATGGGTTCAATGGATGAACCGCAAACAAAACAACCTGAAGTTCTATAGCATCAACCTTACGGATGGCAGTAAGAAAGAGGTATACGATGAAAAGCAATCTACCTGGATCGATCTGGATGAAAGTGAACGCATCACCTTTTTGCCTGCCGGTAAAGGTTGTATTGTAAAAAGCGATCGCGATGGCTGGGAAAACCTGTATTACTACGATAATAACGGCCAGTTAAAGAACCCCATCACTACCGGTAATTTCTGGGGAACCAGTATTATCAAGATAGACAGCAAAACGAACGTGGTTTACTTCAAAGCCCGTAAAGAAAACTCCGCCCGTTTTGATTTTTACAAAGCCGGGTTAGATGGCAAAGGCCTTACCCGCCTTAGTTTTGGCGATTACAGCCACGACCTGATTAGCGTATCGCCCAACGGCAGTTACTTTATTACCGGTTATTCAAACCTGAACACGCCACCAGCCCTGGCCCTGGTTGATGCAAAAGGCAAGGTAATAAGAGAAGTAGCCAGCAGCAAAGGAAGCAGTTTCAATGATTATAACCTGCCTAAAAGCGAACTGAAATATGTGACCTCTACCGATGGCGCATTTGAGCTGCCTGTACTGATCACCTACCCCATCAATTTCGATCCTGCTAAAAAATACCCCGTGCTCATCAGCATTTATGGCGGACCAAATGCCGGTACCGTATACGATCGCTGGCGCCCAACCGGTTCACCTGCCCAATGGTTTGCACAGGAAGGCATGATACAGGTTGCGTTTGATAACCGCAGCAGCGGTCATTTTGGGAAGAAGGGTTTAAACTATATCTTCCGCCAGTTAGGTAAATATGAAATCGAAGATTTTATGGCCTGTGGCCGATGGTTAAAACGCCAGCCCTGGGTTGACAGCAACAAGCTGTGCATCACCGGCGGCAGTTTTGGAGGTTACATGACCTGCATGGCCCTTACTTATGGCGCCGATGTATTCCCGTACGGCATTGCCAACTCTTCGGTAACCGACTGGCAGTTTTATGATACGCATTATACTGAGCGTTTTATGAATACGCCCCAGGACAACCCCGAAGGCTATAAAAACACGTCGGTAATGACGTACGCCAATAAATACAAAGGGTTGTTGCGCATTGTACATGGCAGCTCAGACGACAATGTGCATATGCAGAACAGCATGGTGTTCATTAATAAGCTGGAGGATATGAAAAAGCATTTTGAGTTTATGATGTATCCCGGCGAACGGCATGGAATTATGGGAGCCAAGGGCGTTCACAACCGCTATGAAGCTTATAAGTTCTATTATCAGTATTTGCTGGAGAAGCCAATGCCGGACGCATTCTGGGCGCCGGACAGCTCAAAAGGGTTCTAA
- a CDS encoding TraR/DksA family transcriptional regulator produces MATKKKAAKPAKKTIAPKKPARPAIGATKPAAKKVVAKKDVKPAAKKAVKPPVEKKAPVKHPAVAHHQVAAKAHAKPSSSATTTAKPVAKPVEIKEIKEIKKTVEAPVKVEKPEVKVEVKKPEPVIPPPPPKKPEPPKPVKVVIPEIKTKTSRRYEPEFTKSVLDQPENIQTGPTMRYSDAELSEFKDLILKKAEQAKKELTYLQGLITRKDEMGGDENENRYMTMEDGSMSMEREQLAQMASRQINYIDHLEKALMRIENKTYGICRVTGKLIDKARLRAVPHATLSIEAKQMMNK; encoded by the coding sequence ATGGCAACCAAGAAAAAGGCGGCCAAGCCAGCAAAAAAAACGATTGCCCCAAAAAAACCGGCCCGTCCGGCCATCGGGGCAACCAAACCTGCTGCGAAAAAAGTAGTTGCTAAAAAAGATGTTAAGCCTGCTGCAAAAAAGGCAGTTAAACCACCTGTTGAAAAGAAGGCGCCGGTTAAACACCCGGCCGTTGCTCACCACCAGGTAGCTGCCAAGGCACATGCAAAACCATCCTCTTCGGCAACAACTACGGCCAAGCCAGTTGCCAAACCCGTTGAGATAAAAGAAATTAAAGAGATAAAAAAGACAGTGGAGGCTCCTGTTAAGGTCGAAAAGCCGGAAGTAAAGGTGGAAGTTAAAAAACCGGAACCGGTTATTCCACCTCCGCCACCCAAAAAACCGGAGCCCCCAAAACCGGTAAAAGTGGTGATTCCGGAGATAAAGACAAAAACATCGCGTCGATACGAACCGGAATTCACAAAATCAGTATTAGATCAACCAGAAAACATTCAAACAGGACCAACCATGAGATATAGTGATGCCGAACTGAGCGAGTTCAAAGACCTGATCTTGAAAAAAGCAGAGCAGGCTAAAAAAGAACTTACTTATTTACAGGGTTTAATAACCCGCAAAGATGAAATGGGTGGCGATGAAAACGAAAATCGCTACATGACCATGGAAGATGGCAGTATGAGTATGGAAAGGGAACAGTTGGCCCAAATGGCGAGCCGACAGATCAATTACATTGATCACCTGGAGAAAGCTCTCATGCGCATCGAGAACAAAACTTACGGCATTTGCCGGGTTACCGGTAAGCTCATCGATAAAGCCAGGTTACGCGCGGTGCCACACGCAACGCTGAGTATCGAGGCCAAGCAAATGATGAATAAATAG